A stretch of DNA from Dehalobacterium formicoaceticum:
ACCTCTTTTTGTTCCAGATATCCTTCATCAATCATCAGGTATTTGGAATCATTACTTAAGTCATCTTTCAAATCTTCGATTTTTTTAAAATTCTTTTTGGCCCATTTCGTAAATTCTTTTTCTTCTAATTTGTTGTCTGCCCCTGCTGCCGCCTGCATCATATTCCAAAGGCGGCTTTCAAAGTCATCTCCTTCCATCTGATGGCGGTTCAATTGCAGGATCGACTGCTCTTTTTTGAAAATAATCCCTTTTTCCTCAGTAATATGATCGATATTGTCTTCTTTCAGCCATTTTAGCAGGAAAGCATTAAAATAATCTTCGATGCGTCCTCTTTCTATTTGTTCCAGCATGTAGGCAACATCCGTCATTGGCCCGTCCGTATAGGGGATCTCCCGATAATATTGATCTTGGTTTAATTTGCGCCGTTCTTTTCCTTTCACTAATGGATTTGCTCTCTTGATAGCCCTGCTTCTTAAAACGAGTCCAATCATGGCAAAAATGGCGGCAAGAACCCCCACAGTAGGCACGGTAAAACCGGCTGCTTTTTCTCCAAATGAAAGGGAAGTATCCTCTTGATTGTACGAGCTTCCTTCTTTGGCTCTGCTTTCTTGTTCCGCCATGGTTTGATCCAGACTCAAAGGAGAATGAAAGGGTTGATGGGCAAACTGCATTAAAATAGTCACATAATTGTTATCGGAAAGAGGTTCTGCCGACCATCCCACCAAAGAGCCATTCTCCAGATAGATCTCACCGTTAAAACCAAATCCCCATATCTTGGTGTTTTCAGATAAAAAGGGTTCTGGTCCTTCGATGGTCATGGTTAGAGATGTGGGATTGATATTTCCCGCACCATCAAAAAACCTCCAATTCATTCCTTGCCCGTCCTGTAACTGACGCACCATATTGCTGATGGTATAAGTTACTTTGTACTCATGATCCCCGTATTCACCGATTCCCCAGCATAGTTCATAACCTGTGTCCGTTTCAACAATGCCGTATTTTCCTGATTTTTCTGCACGGCTGGCTTCAATATCCCAATTCTCCTTATAAATGAGGGGTTCCCCAAAATCACTGACCTTAAAATCAGATATTTGAGAACCGCCCAGGTTTTCCATTTTGATATAGATTTCCGTATCCTTCGTTAAGTTCACCTTCCGGTTTTCCGTCACAATCCCGGAGCCGTCACCTTGTAATTGTACATGAAAATCCAATGACTCCATGGAATTGGCAAAAGCTGTTCCTGGGAATATAAATGCCAAAAGCAGGATCATGCCTGCTTTTTTAAAATATTTCAACCATTGCCTCATCATAAATCAGCTCCAACCCGGCATGTCTGCTTTTTCCGGTGTGTTTTCAAAATATCTTTCAACCGGGAAATTAAACAGCCCTGCAATGATATTACTGGGCACAGATTGCACCCTGCGATTATATTTGGTAACGGTATCATTAAAAATCATTCTGGAATGACGCACCTGTTGCTCATATTTATCTACGTTCATTAAAGTATCCTGATATACCTTGCTTGCCTTCAGATCAGGATAGTTTTCGGCAACAGCATACAATTGGTTCAAGGCTTGTCCGAAAAGGCCGTTATCTTTCTCTACATCGATTACACTGGCTTCACGTCCAAGTTTTGTTCTTTTTTCTGTAATCTCTTCCAGTACCTTTGCTTCATAGTCGGCATACTGTTTGGTCCCCTCAATCATATTCCTAATGGCCTCCCACCGGGATTCAATTTGAGCGGAAATTTGCCCCATGGAATTTCTCACAAATTCCCGATCCTTGATCAGACTATTATAGGTAGTAATTACCCAAGCAAGCACAACGAGAAGTATCCCAATTCCAATTACAAACCCCATTTTACGCCTCCTTTATTTTTATTGAACGCCGCAGGCTCCGTGAAACTCGAATCTACACTTCTGCGATACATCCCCTCCCGGGATTTCCTAGATGTCTATTAATTCGATAAAAAGTGCTCTTTCCCTGCTCATTTTCTAAAATGGGGCTAATTTCCTCGTTTTTTCTTTATATAATCCCCGATGATCTTATATAAGGTAGCCGCAACAGGCACACCCAAAATAATCCCGGGAATACCCCAAATCCCGCCGCCTGCTGCAACTGCTGCAAATACCCAGATACCCGGCAGACCAATGGAACTCCCCACAACTCTTGGATAGATCAGATTTCCTTCTATTTGCTGCAAGATCACGATAAATACCAGAAAAATAACTGTCTGCATTGG
This window harbors:
- a CDS encoding DUF2207 family protein; translation: MKYFKKAGMILLLAFIFPGTAFANSMESLDFHVQLQGDGSGIVTENRKVNLTKDTEIYIKMENLGGSQISDFKVSDFGEPLIYKENWDIEASRAEKSGKYGIVETDTGYELCWGIGEYGDHEYKVTYTISNMVRQLQDGQGMNWRFFDGAGNINPTSLTMTIEGPEPFLSENTKIWGFGFNGEIYLENGSLVGWSAEPLSDNNYVTILMQFAHQPFHSPLSLDQTMAEQESRAKEGSSYNQEDTSLSFGEKAAGFTVPTVGVLAAIFAMIGLVLRSRAIKRANPLVKGKERRKLNQDQYYREIPYTDGPMTDVAYMLEQIERGRIEDYFNAFLLKWLKEDNIDHITEEKGIIFKKEQSILQLNRHQMEGDDFESRLWNMMQAAAGADNKLEEKEFTKWAKKNFKKIEDLKDDLSNDSKYLMIDEGYLEQKEVAVLRFFTSSVISGTAPGENLLNHMVQFENYLKDFSLLHERGAKEVFLWDDLLIWASLYGIAEEVAQQFEELYPQFLEESQFTAGDFYMMTLFTHSFAKGYHSGQSSASSGGGGATSLGGGGGSFGGGGGGSR
- a CDS encoding LemA family protein, translated to MGFVIGIGILLVVLAWVITTYNSLIKDREFVRNSMGQISAQIESRWEAIRNMIEGTKQYADYEAKVLEEITEKRTKLGREASVIDVEKDNGLFGQALNQLYAVAENYPDLKASKVYQDTLMNVDKYEQQVRHSRMIFNDTVTKYNRRVQSVPSNIIAGLFNFPVERYFENTPEKADMPGWS